Part of the Acidimicrobiia bacterium genome, AGCTCCCGCGCCCCCGAGGGCGCCGGGAGCGGAAGCACGAATGAGCTGTCCACGGGCCCGCGCCTCGACGTGAGCGTCACCTCGAGCGTCCAGACACCGTCGCGACCGAGCGGGACGTGCCCGTCGAAGATGTTCGCATCGCTCGGCGCCAAAGCCGACTCGAAGTGGCGGCGTCCCCCGACGAAGCCAGCGAGGTGCACGTCGCCGAGCCCATCGGTGTCGGCGGCACCGAGGATCTCGACCCGGACCTTCACCGGTCGCGCTCGCGGAGGCATGACCGTGAGCGCCACGACGTAAGGCCCGGAGGCCTGCGCGACCGAGACCGGGCCATTGCGGGCAAAGCCGGCGAGGGGGGACCCGACCGCAGTCACCGTTGTGGGCGTCAGCGGTGGGGCCGGTGGCGCGGTGGCCGAGAGGACGGTGGCGACCACCAGCGCGCCCGCTGCGACCAGCGCCTCGAGACGCACCGGTCGTCGGACTTCGACCGGCGCCGCCCCGACGGCTCGCCGTCGCCAATGCCACGCGCCCGCGGCGGCAAGGAGGAGGAACGCGGCCAGCTTCGCGAGCAAGATCCGGCCATAGTCAGTGGCGACCAGCTGAGTCGCTGTGGAGAGCTCCAGGCTGGCGCTCGCCACCCCCGTGAGGCCGACCGCGATGGCCGCCCCGATGGCATACGGCGACAGCAGCCTCAGCGTCTGGATGACCCGGGTCGAACACAGCGAAGCGGCAATGGCGAAGAGCCAGATGCCGGCGGCGGCGAGGTGCACCGTCACCAGCGCCGCACCCAAGACCGGGGACTGCGTCGCCACGTGCCCCGAGGCGACCTCAGCGAGCAGAGCAACCACGCTCGCCCCGGCATACTGCGCCCAGCGGCTCCGAGCGGCGAGCACACCAACCGCCGAGGCACACAGCACCACAAGCCGGAGCTCACCCACGCGTCCGGCGAGCAGTCCGGCGCTCGAGCGTGCCGCCAACGCCGCCACGACCACCATTAGCGATCCCACCAGCGCCAGCGTCGGGGCGAGGCGGCCGAGCCCAGCGAGGCGAGACCGTGGGACACCTGCCCGGCCCGCAGTCCGACGCAGTGCCACCACGCCCACCCAGAGGGCCACGCCGGCGAAGACAAGCACCTGACCGCCCAGTTCCAGGGGACCCTCCGCGGTCACCGCGCCCGTCCGCAGATGCTGGCTGGCGGTGGTGGCCGTCGCGACCGCGAAGCGGTAGCTGCCGTGCAGCGTGTGACCATCGTCGCTCGAGACCGACGTCCAACGGACGAGGTACTGGCCCGGCCGCAGGAGGGCCAGGGGGCGCCGCATCACCCGCGCGCCTTCGCCCATGACCGCCGCCGGTCCCCGGGTGGCGTCGCCGGCTGGTCCGGTGACCGTGATCGTGCTGAGCGACGGATTGAGCGCCTCGCTGAATCGCAGCACCACCGCCACGGCCTGAGGGACGCTCGCTCCCGGCGCCGGAGTCGCCGACGCTAACTCCGCGTGCGCTGAGGCTGGCGTGACCCACAGCACCGACAGGACGAGCGCCAGGAGAGCCACCGCGACGACCCGTCGGGCGATCTGCCGCAAGCGCCCTGTCCGCACGTCTCCGTCGCGGGATCGATGTCCGGCGTCTCGCCGGCCCGAACCGTTCATCTGCCCTCACTCCAGCGTGGCGGCCGGCATCGGCGCTCTCACCTTTGAATAGCGCCGCGAGTTACGTCATCGAGCCGCACACGAAGCGCC contains:
- a CDS encoding copper resistance protein CopC; this encodes MNGSGRRDAGHRSRDGDVRTGRLRQIARRVVAVALLALVLSVLWVTPASAHAELASATPAPGASVPQAVAVVLRFSEALNPSLSTITVTGPAGDATRGPAAVMGEGARVMRRPLALLRPGQYLVRWTSVSSDDGHTLHGSYRFAVATATTASQHLRTGAVTAEGPLELGGQVLVFAGVALWVGVVALRRTAGRAGVPRSRLAGLGRLAPTLALVGSLMVVVAALAARSSAGLLAGRVGELRLVVLCASAVGVLAARSRWAQYAGASVVALLAEVASGHVATQSPVLGAALVTVHLAAAGIWLFAIAASLCSTRVIQTLRLLSPYAIGAAIAVGLTGVASASLELSTATQLVATDYGRILLAKLAAFLLLAAAGAWHWRRRAVGAAPVEVRRPVRLEALVAAGALVVATVLSATAPPAPPLTPTTVTAVGSPLAGFARNGPVSVAQASGPYVVALTVMPPRARPVKVRVEILGAADTDGLGDVHLAGFVGGRRHFESALAPSDANIFDGHVPLGRDGVWTLEVTLTSRRGPVDSSFVLPLPAPSGARELARALRAEAGLRSAQLHETLRSAADGPVIAANYSFHAPDAISFTTTGSQQIDIGTRSFERAQPSEPWTEQPAGAGFRWPDPYFRDVWEPATAPRIVGTGEADGVPSRIIAFVRPDLPAWFRIWVGISDGRVRREEMRAESHLMDHTYFNLNSAAPVRPPSSTPDGGQRSEL